In Candidatus Binataceae bacterium, the sequence GCACTGGACGCGTGAGGTGCGCCCCCACCTGCCTACTGTGAAACCGGCCCGGTCGAGCACTGCGGCGGCCTCAATCACGAGGGCAACTTCGTTCACACCCTAACTTTGATCGATATCCATGGGCATTGGACGGGATGTGCGGCGCTGGAGGCCTCGTGGAACAAAGCTGGGCTGACCTCGGGGTTTGCCAACCCAAGGGCGTCCATGGGAATCTGAATCAGAACTCAAAACGGGGAATCTCCGGCTTGGGGTATTCATAAGGAGACTAGGCGATGGCCTTCGAGTACAAGCGCATCGATGTCGACAGTCATTGCCAGGAAAAACCTGACACCTGGACCAGCCGGATGTCCAAGGCCAAGTGGGGCGACCGTATACCACAGATCGTCGAGAAGGATGGTCGGGAGATGTGGCTATGCGACGGGAGAGTATTGATGAACGGCTGGCTCTGCTTGTGCCATGGCGTGATTCCCGACCGCAAGAGCCTGCCCACGCATTGGCGAGATGTGCCGTCGATGGTCTACACCGCGGACGGGCGGATGCGCGCGATGGACCAAGACGGCGTCTCCGCGCAGGCACTTTTCCCCAACACGGCGGGGGTCGGTGGCGAAGCTTTCATGATGAGAATGGACCCCGAGTTGCAGAAGGACTGTGTCCGGGCGTACAACGACTATCTTGCCGAGGAATTTTACGACGTCGCTCCCCAGCGCTTCATCACGCTGGCCGAACTGCCGCTCGCAAGCGTCGAGGCCGCAACCGCTGAGTTGAAGCACGCGGCCAATCGAGGCCATCGCGGATTTCTCATGATCGGCGCCACCGAGCAGTATCGTCTGCCGGCGTTTGCCGACCGCTACTGGGATCCGCTGTGGTCAACCGCCCAAGACCTCGATATGCCGGTGCATTTCCATAATGTGGCCGGCGCCAAACGGCTCACGCTCGGTTCCGAGCCTGGCGCTAGCGATATGAAGACGCTGGCGATGGGCAGCGCGAACTCCTTCGCGCTCTCCTCACAGATTTTCGCCAATCTCCTGCTGAGCGGGGTGCTCGAGCGTTTCCCGAAGCTGACCTTCGTCGGCGCGGAAAGCGGCATCGGATGGGTTCCGTACGTGCTTGAGGCCTGCGACTATGAATGGGAGCGTAACCAGCTTTACAAGAACGGACTCAAGCGCAAACCCAGCGACGCATTCCGTCAGCAATGCTACGTCGACTTCTGGTACGAGCGGGCAGGAATCGAGCTGCGCGACTTCATCGGCATCGACCGGATCTTGTGGGAGACGGATTTCCCACATCCGACTTCGATCTGGCCAGCGGCCGACAAGTGGCTGAAATGGAGCTTCGCGGGAGTTCCCGAAGAGGATCAGCACAAGATCTTGGTCGAAAATCCCAAACGCGTCTACAGGCTGTAGCCAAATGGAAGCGATGGAGGCATCAGGCCGCCGCTGTTTTTTCCTATGCGCAGGCATGGAAAGGGTGATGCCGTGGCTTTGCGATTTGGTGTGATATCCGTTGACGACCACGTAGTGGAACCCCCCGACCTGTGGACGCGAGGCATGTCGCAAGCGAAATGGGGCGACCGCGTTCCGCATGTGGCAGCACAGGCGGATGGAACGGAGCGGTGGGTGATCGACGGTCAGGTCAGGGCCTCAACTTCGCTCGCGCCGACTGGAGCTTTATCTGACAATCGCGGCCTGGAACCGCAGGCCTGGAGTCAGGTGCCCAAGAGCACGTACGAGCCGCGCGCGCGGCTTGCCGCGATGGACTCCGATGGCGTTGATTGTTCGGTGTTGTACCCATCAGCGGCAGGGGTCAGCGGCGAGGCGATCGGCGCAATCAAGGATCTCGAACTTCAGATCGAATGCGCGCGTATCTACAACGACTGGATTATCGAGGTATGGGCGACGTCCAGCCGCTTCGTGCCGCAGGCCATCCTGCCAGCAGGATCAATTGAAGCGGCGACCGCCGAAGCCAGGCGCGCGGTGGGCCGCGGCCATAGGGGCCTGATCATGCCGGCGCAACCTTCGCAGATAAATCCCGCCTCTCCCCATCTGTACAAGCCGGAGTGGGACCCGCTGTGGACCACAATCCAGGAACTAGACGTCCCCGTGTGCTTCCACGCGGGAAGCGCTCCCAGCGTGATGTTCGAAATCAGTCCGGCCTACGACGCGGCCGGCGCCCGCGCATTCGACAACGTCCGCCAGGCGGCCGGCAGCGCAGCATTGATTAACGGAATGGTGCTGTCGGGAATCCTATATAGGTTTCCGAAATTGCAGCCAGTATTTGCGGGTAGCGCGATTGATTATGTACCGTTCGCGCTCGAAGCTCTGGACCATCAATGGGAACGCCAGCGTTTGGCCGAAAACGAAGGGTTCACCGAGCGCCCGTCCGAGATCTTCCATCGGCAATGCTACGTGACCACGTGGAAAGAAAAGGTGGGTTTGCGAAACCGCAATTACGTTGGTCCGGACCGCATCCTGTGGGAGTCGGAGTTTCCGCGATCGACATCGACGTATCCCGAAACCACGCGCATGATCGAGAATAATTTTGCCGAGGTTCCTGTAGGGGAGCGCGAACTTATCCTGTGGCGCAACGCCGCGCGGCTATACAAACTGGCGATTTGAATTGCGGGTCCAGTCTATTTACCGCATCGAAATTTCCGAGCGGGACCTCGGCCGAGACGGAGCCGGGTGCCGAGAGCTTCACACTTTGCGCGCCGTGCCGTGATTCTCCTCGAGGGGGATTTTCAAATCCCCCACCCGGGGGTTGGATCCAGAATCCTGAGCGCGGTTCAATTCCCCCCGCCTCCACCACGTCAAACTTTCACGCGCATCGCCTACTTGCCGTCCCTAGGACATCCGAGGCTTTTGCA encodes:
- a CDS encoding amidohydrolase family protein is translated as MAFEYKRIDVDSHCQEKPDTWTSRMSKAKWGDRIPQIVEKDGREMWLCDGRVLMNGWLCLCHGVIPDRKSLPTHWRDVPSMVYTADGRMRAMDQDGVSAQALFPNTAGVGGEAFMMRMDPELQKDCVRAYNDYLAEEFYDVAPQRFITLAELPLASVEAATAELKHAANRGHRGFLMIGATEQYRLPAFADRYWDPLWSTAQDLDMPVHFHNVAGAKRLTLGSEPGASDMKTLAMGSANSFALSSQIFANLLLSGVLERFPKLTFVGAESGIGWVPYVLEACDYEWERNQLYKNGLKRKPSDAFRQQCYVDFWYERAGIELRDFIGIDRILWETDFPHPTSIWPAADKWLKWSFAGVPEEDQHKILVENPKRVYRL
- a CDS encoding amidohydrolase family protein, which translates into the protein MSQAKWGDRVPHVAAQADGTERWVIDGQVRASTSLAPTGALSDNRGLEPQAWSQVPKSTYEPRARLAAMDSDGVDCSVLYPSAAGVSGEAIGAIKDLELQIECARIYNDWIIEVWATSSRFVPQAILPAGSIEAATAEARRAVGRGHRGLIMPAQPSQINPASPHLYKPEWDPLWTTIQELDVPVCFHAGSAPSVMFEISPAYDAAGARAFDNVRQAAGSAALINGMVLSGILYRFPKLQPVFAGSAIDYVPFALEALDHQWERQRLAENEGFTERPSEIFHRQCYVTTWKEKVGLRNRNYVGPDRILWESEFPRSTSTYPETTRMIENNFAEVPVGERELILWRNAARLYKLAI